In the genome of Leeuwenhoekiella sp. MAR_2009_132, one region contains:
- a CDS encoding HupE/UreJ family protein, translated as MSDFWFYFNIGLEHVLDYKAYDHVLFLIVLTVPYIFSDWRRVLLLVTLFTLGHTISLLLAVYGVVKVDRGFIEFLIPVTIFITALYNVFTAGKGAKKDKLGVLLITALFFGLIHGLGFSSFFKSLTAHLSSRLLPLAEFALGIECAQIIIVLIVLIIGFICQTIFRFSRRDWMMFISAVVIGMVIPMLIANYPW; from the coding sequence ATGTCAGATTTTTGGTTTTATTTTAATATAGGTCTTGAACATGTACTAGACTATAAAGCTTACGATCACGTATTATTTCTAATTGTTCTTACTGTACCCTACATATTTAGTGATTGGCGTCGTGTTTTGCTACTTGTTACGCTGTTTACCTTAGGACATACCATTTCTTTATTATTAGCCGTCTATGGAGTTGTTAAAGTAGATCGTGGCTTTATTGAATTTTTAATACCCGTAACCATTTTTATTACTGCTTTGTACAATGTGTTTACAGCAGGTAAAGGAGCTAAAAAAGATAAGTTAGGAGTTTTGTTAATCACCGCATTATTTTTCGGTCTTATACACGGTCTGGGATTCTCTTCATTTTTTAAATCATTAACGGCACACTTATCAAGTAGATTATTACCGTTAGCAGAATTTGCTCTGGGTATAGAATGTGCACAGATAATTATCGTCTTAATTGTCTTAATTATAGGGTTTATTTGTCAAACTATTTTTAGATTTTCTCGCAGAGATTGGATGATGTTTATTTCTGCTGTAGTAATAGGTATGGTAATCCCAATGCTTATAGCAAATTATCCGTGGTAA
- a CDS encoding methionine aminotransferase, which produces MQSKLPNSTLSIFAVMSKMAAEYDALNLSQGFPDFETDPVLIELVTKAMRDGFNQYAPLAGDLGLRERVSEMIETLRGKSYNPQTEVTITVGASEALFAAITAFVHPGDEVIVLKPAYDTYEPTIQLQGGKPVTVQLKAPYDQVDWDEVAASITSKTRMIIINNPHNPSGMVYSESDLKRLQEILEGTSILVLSDEVYEHIVFDEKKHQSVASYPGLAARSLITASFGKTFHTTGWKIGYCLAPENLMREFQKVHQNTVFCVSHPMQKAIAAYLKNPDNYLNLSGFYERKRDLFLDGIKDSRFNFKPAMGTYFQMLDYSAISQENAKLFAERLTKEKGIASIPVSVFNVNQQDGQLLRFCFAKSDETLLKATTILKSL; this is translated from the coding sequence ATGCAAAGCAAATTACCTAACTCGACCCTCTCTATTTTTGCTGTTATGAGCAAAATGGCGGCAGAATATGATGCGCTCAATCTTTCACAGGGTTTTCCTGATTTTGAGACCGATCCTGTTCTTATCGAGTTGGTTACAAAAGCAATGCGAGATGGTTTTAATCAATATGCGCCACTTGCGGGAGATTTAGGCTTACGCGAAAGAGTTTCAGAAATGATTGAAACGTTGAGGGGTAAATCATACAATCCGCAAACTGAAGTGACTATTACTGTAGGTGCTTCTGAAGCTTTATTTGCGGCCATCACGGCATTTGTGCATCCCGGTGACGAAGTAATTGTACTCAAACCTGCATACGATACGTATGAGCCTACAATACAATTACAAGGAGGCAAGCCGGTAACAGTACAATTAAAAGCTCCTTATGATCAAGTAGATTGGGATGAGGTAGCGGCTAGTATTACTTCAAAAACACGAATGATTATTATCAACAATCCACATAACCCAAGCGGAATGGTGTATTCTGAAAGTGATCTCAAACGTCTACAGGAAATCCTGGAAGGTACTTCCATTTTAGTTTTAAGCGATGAAGTTTATGAGCATATTGTTTTTGACGAGAAAAAACATCAGAGTGTTGCATCCTATCCGGGTCTGGCAGCACGTTCTTTAATCACTGCTTCTTTTGGTAAAACTTTTCACACTACCGGGTGGAAGATAGGCTATTGCCTTGCTCCTGAGAATTTGATGCGCGAATTTCAGAAAGTTCATCAGAACACAGTTTTCTGCGTAAGTCACCCTATGCAAAAAGCAATTGCAGCGTATCTTAAAAATCCTGACAATTATTTGAATCTTTCAGGTTTCTACGAGCGTAAGAGAGATTTATTTCTTGATGGAATTAAAGATTCTCGATTTAATTTTAAACCTGCGATGGGGACGTATTTTCAAATGCTAGATTATAGTGCAATCTCTCAGGAAAACGCAAAACTTTTCGCCGAAAGGCTTACAAAAGAGAAGGGAATTGCCAGTATTCCAGTTTCTGTATTTAATGTAAATCAACAGGACGGTCAACTCCTTCGTTTTTGTTTTGCAAAGTCAGACGAAACGCTTTTGAAAGCGACTACAATTTTAAAGAGTTTATAA
- a CDS encoding YihY/virulence factor BrkB family protein — protein sequence MNNPKNPIVKRGLFLFAFLKKTYFAWDRTDPFARSAIIAYYTLFSLPSLLMIVTSIASYFVGAEAVQGRIHTEIARFISKDVAIAIEDMIGNVTLENDNWITLIISIAALIYGATGVFFQMKITMNMIWNVTEKKQNFKRMLINRAIAFGMVLVLGFMLLVAFVVTLGLNLLTEYLSQYAPEITVVFAEILRLLISFIFITGLFAAMFKILPDVIMTYKTTLLGAGITAILFLIGESLLGYYFTSSNPASVYGGAASIVLILLWVNYTCLILFFGAQITVQYALIKRHKIVPNKHAKLAHEDVIAALNEKKKLLDQDKKDAIKLINNPETPQKKKTNS from the coding sequence ATGAATAATCCTAAAAATCCTATTGTAAAAAGGGGGTTGTTTCTTTTTGCTTTTTTAAAGAAAACCTATTTTGCCTGGGACCGTACAGATCCTTTTGCCCGCAGTGCTATCATAGCTTACTACACGCTTTTCTCTCTACCATCATTACTAATGATTGTTACCTCTATCGCAAGTTATTTTGTAGGTGCAGAAGCGGTTCAAGGACGCATACATACAGAAATTGCGCGTTTTATATCTAAAGATGTAGCAATTGCGATTGAAGATATGATAGGTAATGTTACACTAGAAAATGACAATTGGATTACCCTTATCATAAGCATAGCGGCCCTTATTTATGGTGCTACTGGAGTATTTTTTCAGATGAAGATTACTATGAATATGATCTGGAATGTTACTGAGAAAAAGCAGAATTTTAAACGAATGCTTATCAACCGTGCTATTGCCTTTGGGATGGTGCTGGTTCTTGGCTTTATGCTTCTTGTTGCTTTTGTGGTAACTCTGGGCCTTAATCTACTTACTGAATATCTAAGTCAGTATGCTCCAGAAATCACTGTAGTCTTTGCCGAAATCTTAAGACTTCTAATCTCGTTTATATTTATAACTGGATTATTTGCTGCAATGTTCAAAATTTTGCCTGATGTAATTATGACGTATAAAACGACCTTACTGGGAGCAGGTATTACCGCAATATTGTTCTTAATAGGTGAAAGTTTATTAGGTTATTATTTTACAAGTAGCAATCCCGCTTCAGTTTATGGTGGCGCAGCTTCAATTGTTCTAATACTTCTATGGGTAAATTATACCTGTTTAATTTTATTTTTTGGTGCGCAAATAACGGTTCAATATGCCTTAATTAAAAGACATAAGATTGTACCCAATAAACATGCTAAGCTTGCACATGAAGATGTAATCGCCGCTTTAAATGAAAAAAAAAAGCTCTTGGATCAAGATAAAAAAGATGCCATAAAGCTCATTAACAACCCTGAGACACCACAAAAAAAGAAAACTAATTCTTAA
- a CDS encoding endonuclease → MQKIRLKVIITVFCLCSIINYAQKARDYQLVTVAFYNLENLFDTINDPVTFDDDRTPEGKDRWTLAIYHDKLGKMAEVIKQIGPDNSKMPPVILGVSEIENRKVLEDLVVQSSLLPWDYGIVHYDSPDRRGVDTGLLYQKKYFQPISSSAHELLLYDPENNNERIYTRDQLLVTGLLAGEKVHIIVNHWPSRSGGEARSQPRREAAAYLNKKIIDSIRSKEPYAKIITMGDLNDDPKNSSVKSILGAKGSLKKLGLQDLYNPMEAFAKKGLGTLAYRDGWNLFDQIILTSAWFSKDYGSFQFYKAGIFNKKFLQTPSGPYNGYPFRSFANGSYTGGYSDHFPVYVSLIREYAN, encoded by the coding sequence ATGCAAAAAATTCGATTAAAAGTAATAATTACGGTATTCTGTCTTTGTTCAATTATTAATTATGCCCAAAAAGCTCGTGATTATCAATTAGTAACTGTTGCATTTTATAATCTTGAAAACTTATTTGATACCATAAACGATCCTGTGACATTTGATGATGATCGTACTCCAGAGGGTAAAGATCGCTGGACATTAGCTATTTATCATGATAAATTGGGTAAAATGGCTGAGGTTATTAAACAGATAGGTCCTGACAATTCTAAAATGCCACCTGTGATATTAGGCGTATCAGAAATAGAAAACCGAAAAGTTTTAGAAGATTTAGTAGTTCAGTCGTCACTTTTACCCTGGGATTATGGCATTGTACATTATGACTCTCCCGATCGTAGGGGTGTAGATACAGGACTTCTATACCAAAAGAAATATTTTCAACCTATAAGCAGTAGTGCGCACGAACTCTTGCTTTATGATCCAGAAAACAATAATGAACGTATTTACACGCGTGATCAATTACTGGTAACAGGTTTACTCGCGGGTGAAAAAGTTCATATTATCGTAAATCACTGGCCTTCGAGAAGTGGAGGAGAGGCCAGGTCACAACCCAGGCGAGAAGCTGCAGCTTATTTAAATAAGAAAATTATAGATTCTATACGTTCTAAAGAACCCTATGCGAAGATTATTACAATGGGCGATTTAAATGATGATCCAAAAAATAGCAGTGTAAAATCTATTTTAGGAGCTAAAGGAAGTTTAAAAAAATTAGGATTGCAGGATCTTTATAACCCTATGGAGGCTTTTGCTAAAAAGGGATTGGGTACGCTTGCGTATCGGGATGGGTGGAATCTCTTTGATCAAATAATACTTACTTCGGCCTGGTTTTCTAAAGACTATGGGTCATTCCAGTTTTATAAAGCCGGAATTTTTAATAAGAAATTTTTGCAAACACCTTCAGGTCCTTACAATGGCTATCCTTTTAGAAGTTTTGCAAACGGAAGTTATACCGGTGGTTACAGCGATCATTTTCCTGTTTATGTTAGCTTAATACGAGAATACGCTAATTAA
- a CDS encoding DUF3109 family protein has product MFQIGKTIVSEEVIQKDFVCNLSSCKGECCIAGEAGAPLEPQEVEILKNIYPKVKPFLRPEGIAAIEQQGTHITTDLDELETPLVNGAECAYVTFTKEGVASCGIEDAYNAGEVDFRKPISCHLYPVRLQEYSKFTAVNYHKWPICDDACSLGKELQVPVYKFTKDALIRKFGTEWYEELEAVAAHFRKE; this is encoded by the coding sequence ATGTTTCAGATAGGAAAAACCATAGTTTCAGAAGAGGTCATTCAAAAAGATTTTGTGTGTAATCTCTCATCGTGTAAAGGCGAGTGTTGTATTGCCGGTGAGGCGGGAGCTCCTTTAGAGCCGCAAGAGGTAGAGATTTTAAAAAATATCTATCCTAAAGTAAAGCCTTTTTTACGTCCCGAAGGCATTGCTGCTATAGAACAACAGGGTACTCATATTACTACAGATCTTGATGAACTTGAAACGCCGCTGGTAAACGGTGCAGAATGTGCATATGTGACGTTTACTAAAGAAGGTGTCGCTTCCTGTGGTATAGAAGACGCCTACAACGCAGGCGAAGTAGATTTTAGAAAACCTATTTCATGCCATTTATATCCTGTGCGTTTGCAGGAGTATTCTAAGTTTACGGCTGTAAATTATCATAAATGGCCTATTTGTGATGATGCGTGCAGCTTAGGAAAAGAGCTTCAGGTTCCTGTTTATAAATTTACTAAAGATGCCCTTATACGTAAATTTGGCACCGAGTGGTATGAGGAGTTAGAAGCTGTTGCGGCACATTTTAGAAAAGAATAA
- a CDS encoding DUF1440 domain-containing protein — translation MSNSFEAWLEKDSFTSNVSRGLISGLLGGIAGTVVKSAIEKVLPVRKPNTRSAQLKMVDDLSVKITGDRISTTNHELAEQLVNIPFGASLGATYGYAKRDKMETNIFEGVAYGATTWIGTHETSLPLLGLKESPKDIPLNIQINELIAHVAFGITTEVVRGLIARKLRD, via the coding sequence ATGAGTAACTCATTTGAAGCCTGGTTAGAAAAAGATTCGTTCACTTCTAATGTAAGTCGTGGCCTTATCTCCGGATTGTTAGGAGGTATTGCAGGGACTGTAGTTAAGAGTGCCATAGAAAAAGTACTACCAGTTAGAAAACCAAACACACGCTCTGCGCAGTTGAAAATGGTTGATGATTTGTCTGTAAAAATTACCGGAGATCGCATTAGTACCACAAATCACGAGCTTGCAGAACAACTGGTCAACATACCTTTTGGAGCAAGTTTAGGCGCAACCTATGGTTATGCAAAACGCGATAAAATGGAGACTAATATTTTTGAAGGAGTCGCCTACGGTGCTACAACGTGGATAGGAACACACGAAACTTCGTTACCGCTTTTGGGTTTAAAAGAAAGCCCAAAAGATATCCCATTAAATATTCAAATTAATGAGCTAATTGCTCACGTAGCATTTGGAATCACAACAGAAGTAGTACGCGGTCTCATTGCCCGAAAATTGCGTGATTAA
- a CDS encoding S41 family peptidase produces MGGYKKKYLPIFFAVAVAIGIFIGSKLNYSSNTTSLLGGNAKKEKLNRLIDYIDYEYVDSINTDSIVDVTVNSILENLDPHSVYIPPSELERVNESMKGDFVGIGVSFYNYNDSITVSYTLPGGPSEKAGIKGGDRIIAADNKPLTGANLIDDSITSQLKGKINTQVNLKVKRPGVKDLIDFKVKRATVALKSVDAYYMLTDTLGYVKINRFAESTPAEFKNALNTLKRKGASQIILDLRDNPGGYISAAEQVADQFLADDKLILFTKNKTGKIEKAFTSDDGVFQEGRVYVLINENSASASEIVAGALQDNDRGDIVGRRSFGKGLVQREMELGDGSAVRLTIARYYTPTGRSIQRPYGEGNKAYYEDYLSRYKNGEMQSIDSISIADSLRYVTPKGKVVYGGGGIIPDIFIPKDTNYEKEAINYALRTGFMNRFVFELLEKNRPYYNKLTYKQFNEEVVISDANILEFVNYTGKRDLKIRVRDYKEDLKRYIKAVFAQQLFGNTIFEKLINEEDAAIQKIKELSREE; encoded by the coding sequence ATGGGAGGCTACAAAAAAAAATACCTTCCTATATTTTTTGCTGTAGCAGTTGCGATAGGCATATTTATAGGAAGTAAGCTTAATTACAGCAGTAATACTACAAGTCTTCTGGGAGGTAATGCCAAGAAAGAAAAATTAAACCGACTTATAGATTATATAGATTACGAGTACGTAGATTCAATAAATACAGATAGTATTGTTGATGTTACTGTAAATAGTATTTTAGAAAATCTTGACCCACATTCCGTATACATACCGCCTAGCGAACTGGAGCGTGTTAATGAAAGCATGAAAGGTGATTTTGTGGGTATTGGTGTTAGTTTTTACAATTACAACGATTCTATAACAGTTAGTTACACACTTCCCGGAGGTCCCAGCGAAAAAGCCGGAATAAAAGGCGGAGACCGTATCATTGCAGCAGATAACAAACCACTTACCGGAGCTAATTTAATAGACGATTCTATAACATCACAGCTAAAGGGAAAAATAAATACGCAGGTTAATCTTAAAGTGAAACGGCCTGGCGTAAAAGATCTAATAGATTTTAAAGTAAAACGCGCAACAGTTGCTCTAAAAAGTGTAGATGCGTACTATATGCTAACCGACACTTTAGGCTATGTTAAAATAAATCGTTTTGCCGAGAGTACACCTGCCGAATTTAAAAATGCTTTAAATACGCTAAAGCGAAAAGGTGCCAGTCAAATAATTTTAGACTTACGCGATAACCCGGGAGGTTATATTTCTGCCGCAGAACAAGTGGCAGATCAATTTTTAGCAGATGACAAGCTTATCTTATTTACAAAAAATAAAACCGGAAAAATCGAAAAAGCATTTACTTCTGATGACGGCGTCTTTCAGGAAGGGCGAGTATATGTTTTAATTAATGAAAATTCTGCCTCAGCGAGTGAGATTGTTGCGGGAGCATTACAGGATAATGACCGTGGCGATATTGTAGGCAGACGCTCTTTTGGTAAAGGTCTTGTACAACGGGAAATGGAGCTTGGTGACGGCAGTGCAGTACGCTTAACAATTGCCAGATATTACACACCTACTGGCAGAAGCATACAGCGTCCCTATGGAGAAGGTAATAAAGCATATTATGAAGATTACCTTTCTCGATACAAGAACGGCGAGATGCAAAGTATAGATAGTATAAGTATAGCAGATAGTTTGCGATATGTAACTCCTAAGGGCAAAGTGGTTTATGGTGGTGGTGGTATCATACCAGATATTTTTATACCTAAAGATACTAACTACGAGAAAGAAGCCATAAATTATGCATTGCGCACTGGTTTTATGAACCGATTTGTATTTGAATTGCTAGAGAAAAATAGACCGTATTATAATAAACTTACCTATAAGCAATTTAATGAAGAGGTGGTTATCTCAGACGCTAACATTTTAGAATTTGTAAATTATACCGGTAAGCGAGATTTAAAAATAAGAGTAAGAGATTATAAAGAAGATTTAAAGCGCTATATTAAAGCTGTATTTGCGCAGCAACTTTTTGGAAATACTATCTTTGAGAAATTAATAAACGAAGAAGATGCTGCTATTCAAAAGATTAAAGAATTAAGCAGAGAGGAATAA
- a CDS encoding FUSC family protein: MFRFQQHYNSSIAFAKSTDFAKAILVTIGVVTPILVGYYLDYLGLGIAIGTGVLLSSPSSVSGSLKNKRIGILLSSLIATLVSFIGAYIPDIYWIQLPYLGIMTFALAFIAVYGFRASLVGFSGLFALVLSFANLSSSGMPPYERSLLIGLGGILYLLLTLLYDVLAPKKQTEELLETAIELSSRYIEARGQFLRQSIDRDTGLKKLFTVQSDFNDHLEKLREILLDSRHASGTSSYYRKRFLVLGELVDLLELSLTSPIPPARMHEILKKYPQQLYAFVNLNKAQTETLRKIAHTDLKKNKVDLNALRAALKETKNKIDNYKAPTASTEDDIILHNLYELQENQTQRIINIAQILDRNKIIKNTNSANLNDLEGFVTKQDYSFQILLDNLNKDSPIFKHALRIAFIAVLGFGLGNFFEVQNPYWILLTIIVIMRPSYGLTKERSKNRIIGTLLGAALATGIVYVFRDNTLFRILAVLSFIMAHASLQKNYRTGAFFITLSIIFAYALLRPDILAVIQFRVLDTSLGAALTALASAFLWPTREAKSLKFNLAESLRTNRNYLQVISSHYETKKQIETHYKLARKKAFLATATVNAAIQRLLQEPGATGKLTGKLYELVVLNHAFLGALASIGAYLRNHNTTHIDDVFSKYKNPIFQNLDTAIAVLENKSTTGTLPDTSKELEVPVPSIYINKELHEAHILTEQLKWLKKLSEDFNKQLKALHT; encoded by the coding sequence ATGTTTAGATTCCAGCAGCATTACAATTCTTCAATAGCCTTTGCAAAAAGTACAGACTTTGCAAAGGCTATTTTAGTGACCATCGGTGTGGTAACGCCTATTTTAGTAGGTTATTACCTTGATTATTTAGGTCTGGGAATTGCCATAGGAACTGGTGTTCTTTTAAGCTCCCCAAGTTCGGTAAGTGGTAGCTTAAAGAATAAACGTATAGGAATTCTACTCTCTTCATTAATTGCAACGCTGGTTAGTTTTATTGGCGCCTACATTCCAGATATTTATTGGATACAATTGCCTTACTTAGGTATAATGACATTTGCACTGGCTTTTATTGCAGTGTATGGTTTTAGAGCCTCTCTCGTAGGGTTTTCGGGATTATTTGCCCTTGTTTTAAGTTTTGCAAACTTATCATCATCAGGAATGCCTCCTTATGAACGCTCCCTCCTTATAGGGCTGGGTGGTATTCTCTATCTACTATTAACCCTGCTTTATGATGTACTAGCTCCAAAAAAACAAACCGAAGAATTACTGGAAACTGCTATTGAGTTAAGCTCACGATATATTGAAGCTCGTGGTCAATTTTTACGCCAAAGCATAGATCGTGATACCGGCTTAAAAAAACTTTTTACTGTACAAAGTGATTTTAATGACCATCTCGAGAAACTCAGGGAAATCTTATTAGATAGCAGACATGCTTCAGGAACTTCAAGCTATTATCGAAAGCGATTTTTAGTATTGGGAGAGCTTGTAGATCTATTAGAATTATCCCTGACGAGCCCTATTCCGCCTGCGAGAATGCACGAAATTCTTAAGAAATATCCTCAGCAGTTATATGCATTTGTAAACCTAAATAAAGCACAAACAGAAACCTTACGAAAGATTGCTCATACCGATCTCAAAAAAAATAAAGTAGACTTAAATGCACTTAGAGCTGCTTTAAAAGAAACTAAAAATAAAATCGATAACTACAAAGCCCCTACTGCCTCTACCGAAGATGATATAATACTACATAACCTGTATGAGCTTCAGGAAAATCAAACTCAACGCATCATAAACATTGCGCAAATATTAGATCGTAATAAAATAATAAAAAACACAAATTCAGCAAATTTAAACGACCTCGAAGGTTTTGTCACTAAACAGGATTATAGTTTTCAAATTCTGCTTGACAATCTAAATAAGGACTCCCCTATTTTTAAGCATGCATTGCGTATTGCTTTTATTGCAGTCTTAGGATTTGGTCTGGGTAACTTTTTTGAAGTTCAAAACCCCTACTGGATTTTGCTTACTATAATTGTAATAATGCGTCCCAGCTACGGCCTTACAAAAGAGCGATCAAAAAACAGAATTATAGGCACTTTACTTGGGGCAGCGTTGGCGACAGGCATAGTATATGTATTTAGAGATAATACACTTTTTAGAATACTTGCTGTACTTAGTTTTATAATGGCTCACGCATCGCTACAAAAAAATTACCGTACCGGGGCATTCTTTATTACGCTAAGTATCATTTTTGCTTACGCGTTATTGCGACCAGATATCCTGGCAGTTATACAATTCCGTGTGCTTGATACCAGCCTGGGAGCAGCGCTTACAGCGCTGGCCAGTGCCTTTTTATGGCCAACCCGAGAAGCAAAAAGCCTCAAATTTAATTTAGCCGAAAGCCTAAGGACAAACCGTAATTATCTGCAAGTAATATCATCACATTATGAGACTAAAAAACAAATTGAAACACATTACAAACTAGCTCGCAAAAAAGCTTTTTTAGCAACAGCTACAGTAAATGCTGCCATACAGCGCCTACTACAAGAACCTGGTGCAACAGGAAAACTCACGGGTAAACTGTATGAACTGGTTGTACTAAATCACGCTTTTTTAGGTGCACTTGCATCTATAGGTGCTTATTTACGCAATCACAACACTACCCATATAGATGATGTGTTTAGTAAATATAAAAATCCTATTTTTCAAAATTTAGATACTGCAATTGCAGTTCTAGAAAACAAATCTACTACTGGTACACTACCAGATACCTCTAAAGAACTAGAAGTACCTGTACCTTCAATTTATATAAATAAAGAACTTCACGAAGCGCATATTCTTACAGAACAGCTAAAATGGCTCAAAAAATTAAGTGAAGACTTTAATAAGCAGCTTAAAGCGCTACATACATAA
- a CDS encoding MarC family protein, with translation MGFDFKEIATASMILFAIIDIIGSIPIIVGLREKVGHIQSEKASIVAAILMVVFLFLGKEILKLIGIDVNSFAVAGAFIIFFIALEMILGIQLYKDDAPETASIVPLAFPLVAGAGTMTSLLSLRAEYAVQNIIVAIVINCLFVYLVLKSSGKIGKLLGKQGISLIRKIFGVILLAMAVKLFTTNIQGLF, from the coding sequence ATGGGGTTTGATTTTAAAGAAATCGCAACAGCAAGTATGATTCTTTTTGCAATTATAGATATCATAGGAAGCATTCCTATTATCGTAGGATTGCGTGAAAAAGTAGGGCATATTCAAAGTGAAAAGGCTTCTATAGTTGCTGCTATTCTTATGGTTGTTTTTTTATTTTTAGGAAAAGAAATTTTAAAACTTATTGGCATTGATGTAAATTCTTTTGCAGTTGCAGGTGCTTTTATCATCTTTTTTATTGCTCTCGAAATGATTTTAGGCATTCAGCTTTATAAAGATGATGCTCCAGAAACCGCGAGTATTGTTCCCTTGGCCTTCCCACTTGTTGCCGGCGCAGGTACTATGACATCTTTATTATCATTGCGTGCAGAATATGCAGTTCAGAATATAATTGTAGCGATTGTGATTAATTGCCTTTTTGTGTATTTAGTCTTAAAATCTTCAGGAAAAATAGGGAAATTGCTAGGAAAACAAGGAATTAGTCTTATTCGAAAAATCTTTGGCGTAATTTTGTTAGCGATGGCTGTAAAGCTGTTTACAACAAATATTCAAGGACTTTTTTAA
- a CDS encoding deoxycytidylate deaminase, with translation MSSISSDKQLTYDIAYLRMAREWAKLSYCKRKQVGALIVKDKMIISDGYNGTPTGFENVCEDDEGYTKWYVLHAEANAILKVASSTQACAGATLYITLSPCTECSKLIHQAGITRVVYHMGYKDPSGLDFLVRAGVEVECIENIEE, from the coding sequence ATGTCTTCAATATCTTCAGATAAACAACTTACTTATGATATTGCTTATTTGCGAATGGCTCGTGAATGGGCAAAACTTTCTTACTGTAAAAGAAAACAAGTGGGAGCGCTTATCGTTAAAGATAAGATGATAATATCAGACGGCTATAACGGTACACCTACGGGATTTGAGAATGTCTGCGAAGATGATGAAGGGTATACTAAGTGGTATGTGCTTCATGCAGAAGCAAATGCAATTTTGAAAGTAGCCTCTTCTACACAGGCTTGTGCAGGAGCGACACTATACATCACGCTTTCTCCGTGTACAGAATGTAGTAAACTAATTCATCAGGCAGGTATTACGCGCGTGGTGTATCATATGGGATATAAAGATCCTAGTGGACTCGATTTTTTAGTGCGGGCAGGTGTTGAGGTAGAGTGTATAGAAAATATTGAAGAATAA
- a CDS encoding ankyrin repeat domain-containing protein, whose protein sequence is MNSELLFDTIRLGNDQKVQELLENNPELIAATDQRGSTALVLATYYGFEKVTEVLVAHNADLNAKDASGNTALMGICFKGYPKIAKILIDNGADVNAQNSNGGTALIYAATFNQKELVEMLIANGADPSIKDSKGLTAKDHAKMQGLDQIEQLL, encoded by the coding sequence ATGAACTCAGAGTTATTATTTGATACCATACGATTAGGAAACGATCAAAAAGTGCAGGAACTTTTAGAGAACAATCCTGAATTAATTGCTGCAACAGATCAGCGAGGTTCAACGGCTTTAGTACTTGCAACCTACTACGGATTTGAAAAAGTTACTGAAGTACTTGTAGCACACAATGCCGATTTAAATGCAAAGGATGCTTCTGGGAATACAGCACTTATGGGTATTTGTTTTAAGGGCTATCCTAAAATCGCTAAGATTCTTATAGATAATGGAGCAGATGTAAATGCCCAAAATTCAAATGGAGGAACCGCCTTAATTTATGCGGCAACATTCAATCAAAAAGAATTAGTAGAAATGCTAATTGCAAATGGAGCAGATCCTTCAATTAAAGATTCTAAAGGTTTAACCGCAAAAGATCACGCAAAAATGCAAGGCCTTGATCAAATAGAGCAATTGCTATGA